One genomic region from Yarrowia lipolytica chromosome 1C, complete sequence encodes:
- a CDS encoding uncharacterized protein (Compare to YALI0C11319g, no similarity), whose translation MAIKKYAKINKDTAVGLRISFGRQAMVQYARHLYNRDEALEESFGSDHGSSDDDAVETSTLSNRKIHRNKLQLVKVKASRLALKDAQLKDLLARIRTNIQQLIVEGCIRIEKEGYNKMHKKKISGSVTSGPWTVNITMKPETCKHFQELRFGHWQSENQKGPSLFTRELYFDTRKGMNKLSESAADKPSGDKPSDALFLSDEEDNTKENLRVKYKEFQYLRGVIEVVVEEFPLA comes from the exons ATGGCAAT aaaaaaatatgccaaaatcaacaaggacacGGCGGTCGGACTGCGCATCTCGTTCGGACGCCAGGCAATGGTCCAATACGCTCGACATCTGTACAACCGCGACGAAGCCCTGGAGGAGTCGTTTGGAAGCGACCAcggcagcagcgacgacgatgcGGTGGAAACTAGCACGCTATCCAACCGAAAGATCCACCGAAACAAATtgcagctggtcaaggtcaaggcaTCCCGATTGGCACTCAAAGATGCCCAATTGAAAGATCTCCTGGCTCGTATTCGCACCAACATCCAGCAATTGATCGTTGAAGGATGCATTCGAATCGAAAAGGAGGGCTACAACAAGATGcacaagaaaaaaatctCCGGCAGCGTCACAAGCGGCCCTTGGACCGTTAACATTACAATGAAGCCTGAGACTTGCAAACACTTTCAAGAGCTGCGTTTTGGACACTGGCAGAGTGAGAACCAAAAGGGCCCTTCGCTGTTCACCAGAGAGCTCTATTTTGACACAAGAAAGGGAATGAACAAGCTGAGTGAATCTGCTGCAGACAAGCCCTCCGGAGATAAGCCCTCGGATGCTCTGTTTCTCTCGGACGAAGAAGATAACACCAAAGAGAACCTGAGagtcaagtacaaggagtTCCAGTACTTGCGAGGAGTCATtgaagtggtggtggaagaatTCCCTCTTGCGTGA
- a CDS encoding uncharacterized protein (Compare to YALI0C11275g, some similarities with CA1266|CaSAP8 Candida albicans aspartic protease) codes for MMYYAAFLLFFFFFVAGAVSGDGTFLLGSIDHAKYSGKISYDTAPYPSTGAVINLDTITVNVTDVSFDESALLDSGLIVIAISDPQFKSRARFFLTAIQMSVSSSTLGTIQSFLTNLRSFCPSLTSLEPPPTLSACLLFRTWQYLGQHRPAVSACKLVPEKKTPTQPSIWITRKLDWS; via the coding sequence aTGATGTATTATGCTGCCTtcttgctttttttttttttttttgttgccGGCGCCGtgtctggagatggaacTTTCCTGCTTGGAAGCATTGATCACGCCAAGTACAGCGGAAAGATCAGCTACGATACCGCCCCATACCCCAGCACTGGTGCTGTGATCAACCTGGACACCATCACCGTCAACGTAACAGATGTTTCTTTTGATGAGTCGGCCCTTCTGGACTCGGGTTTAATTGTTATTGCCATTTCCGACCCGCAATTCAAGTCAAGGGCtcgattttttttgactGCAATACAAATGTCAGTCTCAAGTTCAACTTTGGGCACCATACAATCGTTTCTGACCAATCTTCGTTCCTTCTGCCCTTCTCTTACTTCTCTGGAACCCCCTCCGACACTGAGTGCATGTTTGCTGTTCAGAACCTGGCAGTATCTGGGTCAGCATCGGCCAGCTGTTTCTGCTTGCAAACTCGTTcctgaaaaaaaaacacctACTCAGCCCTCGATCTGGATAACTCGCAAATTGGACTGGTCCTAG
- a CDS encoding uncharacterized protein (Compare to YALI0C11209g, no similarity), whose amino-acid sequence MGILGFSRKNKTELSTNKPDEGQITDDTLYVKETETAKQEAPRKKPFWRVKRARGEGWTHYGGKAFEGGYIGAGGGGGYFGYSYDSGGGFGGGGDGGCGGDGGGGGDGGGSCS is encoded by the coding sequence ATGGGAATTCTCGGCTTCTCTCGAAAAAACAAGACCGAATTGAGCACTAATAAACCCGATGAGGGCCAGATTACAGATGATACACTATACGTCAAGGAAACTGAGACCGCCAAGCAAGAAGCGCCTAGGAAAAAACCATTCTGGCGCGTCAAGAGAGCGCGGGGAGAAGGATGGACCCACTACGGAGGTAAGGCCTTTGAAGGAGGATACATTGGAGCAGGCGGAGGGGGAGGTTACTTTGGATACAGCTATGATTCTGGCGGCGgttttggaggtggaggagacggagGGTgcggtggagatggaggcggaggaggagacggaGGCGGAAGCTGTTCCTGA
- a CDS encoding uncharacterized protein (Compare to YALI0C11363g, similar to Saccharomyces cerevisiae ECM38 (YLR299W); ancestral locus Anc_6.96, similar to uniprot|Q05902 Saccharomyces cerevisiae YLR299w ECM38 gamma-glutamyltransferase involved in glutathione synthesis), with product MMNRMITAALVGVVLYSCLLISTHSEIQILPTTSGWQPGDQHANYYKKSRQDGLLHTTDKKINIPLRKGTYTPSRKRLEVRSKAAVSCDVPQCSTMGTDILRRGGSAVDASITVALCIGSVNGFSSGIGGGGFMVVKDAKTRDLSFDFRETAPLAASKDMFKDDPKKAQFGGLAVAIPGEVHGLYEAYKRYTSGVLSWKELFEPVIELNERGWTVDKAFELALEVTEDDLSAYGNGDWSWLYVDTPSTNASPFKARPLKSGDVLARKALAETLTLIANNGSSAIFYDPKGPIAPKLVDAINRAGGVASLEDFEQYQTIVEEPVRGEFYGREVLVANNPSSGPALVVGLNIIDELDKKEREKDTNAPGRCVGILKKTANWFRQGFSLLGLATNGLIPRDSNPISIQRLTEAMKYTSSARTELGDPADVSNKKRVEYLLTQDWTDKAVNNISDYHTRPWEDYQPAYEVSDSAGTAHFSVLDENGMAVSMTTTVNLLFGSLVYDHVTGVILNSEMDDFSIPSRDNAYELRPSIYNYIAPGKRPLSSTTPTIVYNKKTDHVELVLGAAGGSRIVTCVLQAIVRKYSYGLSLLQTVAFPRLHHQLIPEIAYVEIGGRKSIGQALKARGHGVEYWIPRSVMNAVSREDNGEIHAVADYWRKGGGSDGY from the coding sequence ATGATGAACCGAATGATCACCGCGGCTCTGGTCGGAGTCGTTCTGTACTCATGTCTTCTGATCTCCACACACTCGGAGATTCAAATACTCCCCACAACGTCAGGATGGCAACCAGGAGACCAACATGCCAACTACTACAAAAAGTCGCGACAAGATGGACTGCTGCACACAAccgacaagaagatcaacATTCCGCTGAGAAAAGGCACCTATACGCCCTCTAGAAAACGCCTGGAGGTCCGATCCAAGGCCGCCGTGTCTTGTGATGTCCCCCAATGCTCCACCATGGGCACCGACATTCtgagacgaggaggatcaGCTGTAGACGCCTCCATCACAGTCGCTCTGTGCATCGGAAGTGTCAACGGCTTCAGCAGTGgcattggaggaggaggcttcATGGTTGTCAAAGACGCCAAGACACGTGATCTGTCGTTTGATTTCCGCGAGACGGCTCCTCTGGCTGCTTCCAAGGACATGTTCAAGGATGATCCCAAGAAGGCCCAATTCGGAGGATTGGCCGTGGCCATTCCCGGAGAAGTTCACGGTCTTTATGAGGCTTACAAGCGATACACTTCTGGCGTTCTGAGCTGGAAGGAGCTATTTGAGCCTGTCATTGAACTGAACGAGCGAGGTTGGACCGTTGACAAGGCGTTTGAGCTGGCTCTTGAAGTCACGGAGGATGATCTGTCCGCATACGGAAACGGAGACTGGAGCTGGCTGTATGTTGATACCCCTTCTACCAACGCCAGCCCCTTCAAGGCTCGTCCTCTTAAGTCTGGCGACGTTCTTGCACGAAAGGCTCTCGCTGAAACACTCACTCTGATCGCCAACAACGGCTCTTCTGCCATTTTCTACGACCCCAAGGGCCCCATCGCACCCAAGCTGGTAGATGCCATCAACCgggctggaggagtggctTCTCTAGAGGACTTTGAGCAGTACCAGACAattgtggaggagcccgTTCGAGGCGAATTCTACGGTCGAGAGGTTCTGGTGGCCAACAATCCCAGCAGTGGCCCTGCTCTGGTGGTTGGTCTCAATATTATCGATGAACTCGATAAGAAGGAACGAGAGAAGGACACGAACGCACCCGGCAGATGTGTTGGAattctcaagaagactgCCAACTGGTTCAGACAGGGATTCTCTCTGTTGGGACTTGCCACCAATGGCCTCATTCCCCGAGATTCAAACCCCATTTCCATCCAGCGACTCACCGAGGCCATGAAGTACACCTCTTCTGCTCGAACGGAGCTTGGAGATCCCGCAGACGtgtccaacaagaagcgGGTCGAGTACCTCCTTACTCAAGACTGGACCGACAAGGCCGTCAACAATATCTCCGACTACCATACTCGGCCGTGGGAAGACTACCAGCCCGCCTACGAGGTGTCTGATTCCGCCGGAACTGCCCACTTTTCTGTTCTGGACGAGAATGGAATGGCTGTTTCCATGACCACCACCGTCAACCTGCTGTTTGGTTCTCTCGTCTACGATCACGTCACGGGAGTTATTCTCAACTCCGAGATGGACGACTTTTCCATTccctcacgtgacaatgCTTACGAACTCCGGCCTTCTATTTACAACTACATTGCTCCTGGCAAGAGGCCTCTCAGTAGCACTACTCCAACGATTGTTTACAACAAGAAGACGGACCACGTGGAGCTGGTGCTTGGAGCTGCGGGAGGCTCGCGAATCGTTACCTGTGTTCTTCAGGCCATTGTTCGAAAGTACTCCTACGGTCTTTCGTTGCTCCAGACCGTGGCTTTCCCTCGTCTGCATCATCAGCTGATTCCCGAGATTGCCTATGTTGAGATTGGAGGCAGAAAGAGCATTGGACAGGCGCTGAAGGCCCGTGGCCATGGCGTTGAGTACTGGATTCCCCGGTCGGTCATGAATGCTGTTTCGAGAGAAGACAACGGCGAGATCCACGCCGTTGCTGACTACTGGCGAAAGGGAGGCGGAAGTGATGGCTATTAG
- a CDS encoding uncharacterized protein (Compare to YALI0C11231g, weakly similar to uniprot|Q12341 Saccharomyces cerevisiae YPL001w HAT1 histone acetyltransferase subunit, similar to Saccharomyces cerevisiae HAT1 (YPL001W); ancestral locus Anc_8.90) codes for MDIATEWTTNANEALTITLEPSKGKGKGKEVSNGSEKSHVFNPIFTYPIYGDVETILGYKNFELNLKMDASTMLPLVTVKFSDKLEFDGISFDDPVERLLEFLPEETATDEAEWEEKRVKELGDGFKPVGKEFGTFSVNSEKYTVHRSTLLDPETLKLHLRLQIFVPLFIEAGSYIDNEDDRWEIYIVYNAEKEIVGFSTVYCYWFYEPSAKESKAPKDASLEQLQKQPFSPTLRKRISQYVILPPFQGKGLGGQLYTLLFSRFYADPNVYEITVEDPSEAFDDLRDRCDLKWLADQGFPSEVFRMLQTTSAHGEKAGDNRTGRTKVVAGAFWTKWLEEHRLKYKLAHRQFARCFEMILLACLEVSSPTKKRNIKDARLFIKKRVYVRNREFLEELGGKIEVMSKLQETYESMEEDYARIMKPVLGYVKDGLKKRDRNDAGNEEAKRVKVE; via the coding sequence atggatATCGCCACGGAATGGACCACCAACGCCAATGAGGCACTCACTATCACGCTAGAGCCGtccaagggcaagggcaagggcaaAGAGGTCAGCAACGGCTCCGAGAAGAGCCATGTCTTCAACCCCATCTTCACCTACCCCATCTACGGAGATGTAGAGACCATCCTCGGATACAAGAACTTCGAGCTCAATTTGAAGATGGACGCCTCTACTATGCTGCCGCTGGTGACAGTCAAGTTTTCCGACAAGTTGGAGTTTGATGGAATCTCTTTTGACGACCCTGTAGAGAGATTGCTGGAGTTTTTGCCCGAGGAAACCGCCACCGACGAGGCTGAGTGGGAGGAAAAGCGGGTCAAGGAGCTTGGCGACGGCTTCAAGCCGGTTGGAAAGGAGTTTGGTACCTTTTCAGTAAACAGCGAGAAATACACAGTCCACCGGTCAACTCTGCTTGACCCGGAGACTCTCAAATTGCATCTGAGACTACAGATCTTCGTGCCTCTATTCATTGAGGCGGGCTCATACATTGACAACGAGGATGACCGCTGGGAGATTTACATTGTGTACAACgcggagaaggagattgtcggATTCTCCACCGTATACTGCTACTGGTTCTACGAGCCTTCGGCTAAGGAAAGCAAGGCTCCCAAGGACGCGTCGttggagcagctccagaaacagccGTTTTCGCCCACGCTTCGAAAGCGAATCTCGCAATACGTCATCTTGCCTCCTTTCCAGGGCAAGGGTCTGGGAGGGCAGCTGTACACTCTGTTGTTCTCTCGTTTCTACGCCGACCCTAATGTGTATGAAATCACAGTCGAAGACCCCAGTGAAGCCTTTGACGATCTGCGAGATCGATGCGATCTAAAGTGGCTAGCAGACCAGGGATTCCCCTCGGAGGTGTTCCGGATGCTGCAGACCACTTCTGCACATGGAGAGAAGGCTGGAGACAATCGAACTGGCCGAACCAAGGTCGTGGCAGGCGCGTTCTGGACCAAATGGCTAGAGGAGCATCGATTGAAGTACAAGCTGGCCCACAGACAGTTTGCTCGGTGCTTTGAAATGATTCTCCTAGCTTGTCTGGAGGTGTCTAGCCCGACGAAGAAGCGAAATATCAAGGACGCGCGACTTTTTATCAAAAAGCGAGTCTACGTGCGAAACAGAgagtttctggaggaaCTGGGAGGCAAGATAGAAGTCATGTCCAAACTGCAGGAGACATACGAGtccatggaggaggattATGCCCGAATCATGAAACCTGTTCTGGGATATGTCAAGGACGGACTCAAGAAACGAGACCGAAATGATGCTGGCAATGAAGAGGCTAAGAGAGTCAAGGTGGAGTAA
- a CDS encoding uncharacterized protein (Compare to YALI0C11297g, some similarities with uniprot|Q05521 Saccharomyces cerevisiae YDR284c DPP1 diacylglycerol pyrophosphate phosphatase), translating into MTYSTQSSSTLVAIRRDECFFPISSHSISLSSVLSYLIDWIFYISLTTLALVYAKIVSPLFAEFYLYNTSLWYSHIPTDLTIVPTFLLIIYSILIPIGQFALTIGFTTSHRWHRRLWDLHAILLTLMAAHALQTVIVSLLKNLVGAPRPDMLARCRPMSWMRPSFGTLSNVGICTQTDIGHLEEGFRSFPSAHSATAFTSAMVQVLFWIARTRMLDCSGWSWKLLLSLVPLLSASAVAFSRISDNRHHVFDVIIGMLIGLIAGYLAFIHYFPFPTFANVCTGGRAYSPRCGILGSVGCWSLGDETGCLRTKLFKTPKCSVKATFTMGCGTELCVCKKPSCGACSVGGEGAKCSLRCSIRNCTGNACTSRPVSRRSTRRTPSRRSRRSHQTYPGRSSETACLPSCSPTCTGNCHDTTCSSCDSSATATEPSHTRSAHRCTNPVCTIAGCIGACLRRVTSRPRCTTVGCTVANCIGISCLVGRVRTCRIPWCRNERCMRLAREHCFDEEASIIDVGGGRSRASRHRRVSRHAITP; encoded by the coding sequence ATGACGTATTCAACGCAGTCGTCATCGACTCTAGTGGCTATACGCAGAGACGAGTGTTTCTTCCCCATCAGCAGCCATTCTATCTCCCTTTCTTCGGTGCTGTCTTACTTGATTGACTGGATCTTCTACATCAGTCTCACCACGCTAGCTCTTGTATACGCCAAGATTGTGTCCCCGCTTTTCGCCGAATTCTACCTCTACAACACCTCGCTATGGTACAGCCATATTCCGACCGACCTCACCATTGTGCCCACGTTTCTTCTCATCATCTACTCGATTCTGATCCCCATTGGCCAATTTGCACTCACCATTGGATTCACCACCTCTCATAGATGGCACAGACGACTCTGGGACCTGCACGCTATCCTCCTGACCCTGATGGCGGCCCACGCCCTGCAAACTGTGATTGTATCGCTCCTAAAAAATCTGGTGGGAGCCCCCCGGCCAGATATGCTCGCAAGATGTAGACCCATGTCCTGGATGCGTCCGTCATTCGGAACTCTTTCCAACGTCGGCATTTgcacacaaacagacaTTGGACATCTTGAAGAAGGGTTTCGGTCGTTTCCTTCCGCCCATTCCGCCACGGCATTCACATCGGCTATGGTTCAAGTCCTTTTTTGGATCGCCCGAACCCGGATGCTGGACTGCTCTGGGTGGTCTTGGAAGCTGCTTCTCAGCCTGGTTCCACTTCTGTCGGCTTCTGCAGTCGCCTTCTCACGCATCTCAGACAATAGACACCACGTCTTCGACGTGATCATCGGAATGCTGATTGGTCTGATTGCAGGCTATCTCGCCTTTATCCACTACTTTCCGTTCCCCACCTTTGCCAACGTCTGTACCGGGGGACGGGCATACTCGCCTCGATGTGGTATTCTGGGGAGCGTGGGCTGCTGGTCGTTGGGCGACGAGACGGGCTGTTTGCGAACCAAGCTGTTCAAAACCCCCAAATGCTCTGTCAAGGCAACCTTCACCATGGGATGTGGAACAGAGCTCTGTGTCTGCAAGAAGCCCTCATGTGGAGCGTGCTCTGTGGGAGGGGAAGGGGCCAAATGCTCTCTACGGTGCTCAATTAGAAACTGCACGGGAAATGCATGCACCTCGCGGCCTGTAAGCAGGAGATCTACCAGACGAACCCCTAGTCGGCGGTCCCGAAGATCTCACCAGACCTATCCGGGAAGGTCTTCTGAAACAGCCTGTCTGCCCTCTTGTTCTCCTACATGTACAGGCAACTGTCACGACaccacttgtagtagttgcGACAGCTCAGCAACGGCCACCGAGCCGTCGCACACAAGATCTGCTCACCGATGCACCAACCCGGTGTGCACCATTGCGGGCTGTATAGGAGCTTGTTTGCGACGGGTCACCAGCCGACCCCGATGTACGACTGTGGGTTGTACTGTGGCCAATTGCATTGGTATCTCTTGCTTGGTGGGACGAGTGCGCACTTGTCGTATTCCCTGGTGTCGTAACGAGCGATGCATGAGGCTTGCTCGAGAGCATTGTTTTGATGAGGAAGCTTCTATCATTGATGTTGGAGGGGGAAGATCCAGAGCTTCTAGGCACCGTAGGGTGAGTAGACATGCCATTACTCCCTAA
- a CDS encoding uncharacterized protein (Compare to YALI0C11253g, similar to uniprot|Q06593 Saccharomyces cerevisiae YPR194c OPT2 similarity to S.pombe isp4 protein): protein MKINVIEAAKHAKELWLKKDPRDEDELQSDVQVEVVEVEEHLLEWMGAKLGIPPSDMDGGYPREVHFMAEKLAEMSLEKALELVKTNYDYHDHDNNFRHEYRMEIKGLLDIFKDSPVESEKEDPENILLIRYWATIFDWWSPYPEVRSVTDPFDETDTTVETWRVWVLGTIWVAISAFVNQFFSVRLPAITLDASVCQLLLYPCGRLLQYALPDWGFRFRGKRYTLNPGIWSQKEQLLATVMVTCANGTPYITSNVITQALPIFYNQKWASDYGYQFVFMLTTQMIGFGMSGLLKRVAVYPVKAMWPSLLPTLAVNKALLAPNRKESINGWKISRYNFFMVIFAVSFLYFWVPNYLMNFMQTFNWMTWISPRNADLAIVTGSIEGLGFNPIPTFDWNQATALLAPITLPLYTSVTGFCGALFGGLVILALYYSNNSWTGYISINSNRLFDNKGEVFNVTRILTDYRFDRDKYLAYSTPYYSAGNLVAYSANFSIFTFSFVYTILTDWRAMKDAIVDTAKAVRYIHRSNYYGKVDPYSRYMRKHKEVPDWWFYLVMIIMFVLSVVLVEVWPVDTPVWCIVFVIGLVAVFIIPFTVFLSYTATELTLNVLSELMIGYALPGRFMALNLVKALSVQIAQQAQAYTKDQKLTHYAHLPPRTIFWLQLWATLVNGVVAMGVIQFQLGQEKLCEPDNKMKFTCPEQTTFFTASVAWGVIGPKKMFNKYPVMKWMFLFGACAGLFFFFVQVTMPKLMVRWFPKHADRIDFYRRKFLYFNPLIFVMGIVDGWSPYNLTYKVGGLYLALVFNGYIKGRYLAWWRKYAYVMEAAIVTGIALSAIIIFFSVQYNPKDLDWWGNSVVNAGYDSEGIPPNVQVPEDPGYFGPPPSEW, encoded by the coding sequence ATGAAGATCAACGTTATTGAGGCGGCAAAACATGCCAAAGAGTTATGGCTGAAGAAAGATCCCCGGGATGAAGACGAGCTTCAGTCTGACGTTCAAGTCGAGGTGGTCGAGGTGGAAGAACATCTACTTGAGTGGATGGGAGCCAAACTGGGTATTCCTCCGTCGGATATGGATGGCGGGTATCCGCGAGAAGTCCATTTTATGGCGGAAAAACTCGCAGAAATGTCTCTCGAGAAAGCCCTGGAGCTCGTGAAAACTAATTACGACTACCATGACCATGACAACAACTTTCGGCACGAATACCGGATGGAAATCAAGGGTCTGTTGGACATTTTCAAGGACAGCCCAGTCGAATCAGAAAAAGAGGACCCCGAAAACATTCTTCTGATTCGTTATTGGGCCACCATTTTCGATTGGTGGAGTCCTTACCCCGAGGTACGCTCTGTCACCGATCCTTTCGATGAAACAGACACTACGGTCGAAACCTGGCGAGTATGGGTACTGGGAACAATTTGGGTGGCCATTTCGGCCTTTGTCAACCAGTTCTTCTCTGTACGTTTACCTGCCATCACTCTTGACGCCTCTGTCTGCCAGCTACTGCTCTATCCTTGTGGAAGACTCCTTCAGTATGCACTTCCCGACTGGGGTTTCAGATTCAGAGGCAAAAGGTATACTCTCAATCCGGGAATATGGAGCCAGAAAGAACAACTACTGGCCACAGTTATGGTCACTTGTGCCAACGGAACTCCCTACATTACATCCAACGTCATCACCCAAGCGCTTCCCATCTTCTACAATCAGAAATGGGCCTCTGACTACGGATATCAGTTTGTGTTCATGCTTACTACGCAGATGATTGGTTTTGGTATGTCTGGATTGCTCAAACGTGTGGCTGTGTATCCGGTAAAAGCCATGTGGCCGTCGCTACTGCCTACTCTTGCCGTCAACAAGGCACTACTGGCTCCAAATCGAAAAGAGAGCATCAACGGCTGGAAAATATCACGATACAACTTCTTCATGGTCATTTTCGCCGTCTCTTTTCTCTACTTTTGGGTCCCCAACTACCTCATGAACTTCATGCAGACCTTCAACTGGATGACCTGGATTTCCCCCCGAAATGCAGATCTGGCCATCGTGACGGGCTCAATTGAAGGGCTTGGATTCAACCCAATCCCCACCTTTGACTGGAACCAGGCGACCGCCCTACTGGCTCCCATTACCCTACCTCTCTACACCTCTGTCACGGGCTTCTGCGGGGCCTTGTTTGGAGGGCTGGTAATTCTGGCTCTCTACTACTCCAACAACTCGTGGACGGGGTACATTTCCATCAACTCAAATCGACTGTTTGACAACAAAGGAGAGGTTTTCAACGTGACGAGAATTCTGACAGACTACAGATTCGACCGAGACAAGTACCTAGCCTATTCAACCCCGTACTACTCGGCAGGAAACCTGGTGGCGTACTCGGCCAACTTTTCAATcttcaccttctcctttgTCTACACGATTCTCACTGATTGGAGAGCAATGAAAGACGCCATAGTAGACACCGCCAAGGCGGTCAGATACATCCATCGGTCCAACTACTACGGCAAAGTCGACCCGTACTCTCGATACATGAGAAAACACAAGGAAGTTCCAGATTGGTGGTTCTATCTGGTCATGATCATCATGTTTGTCCTATCTgtggttcttgttgaggtaTGGCCGGTGGACACTCCGGTTTGGTGCATTGTTTTTGTCATTGGGTTGGTTGCTGTGTTCATTATCCCCTTTACCGTGTTTCTTTCTTACACAGCTACAGAACTCACTCTCAATGTGCTTTCCGAACTCATGATTGGATATGCCTTGCCTGGGCGGTTCATGGctctcaatctcgtcaaaGCCCTGTCTGTTCAGATTGCCCAGCAAGCCCAAGCGTACACCAAGGACCAGAAGCTCACCCATTATGCCCATTTACCCCCCAGAACAATCTTCTGGCTGCAGCTCTGGGCCACCCTGGTGAATGGAGTGGTTGCAATGGGTGTCATCCAGTTCCAGTTGGGCCAAGAAAAGCTCTGTGAACCAGATAACAAGATGAAGTTCACCTGTCCTGAACAGACCACGTTTTTCACCGCCTCGGTTGCTTGGGGGGTCATTGGGCCCAAAAAGATGTTCAACAAGTATCCCGTGATGAAATGGATGTTCTTGTTTGGAGCGTGTGCCGggctttttttcttctttgtgCAGGTCACCATGCCCAAACTGATGGTCCGATGGTTCCCCAAACATGCAGACAGAATCGACTTTTACCGACGCAAGTTCCTCTATTTCAATCCTCTCATTTTTGTCATGGGAATTGTGGACGGATGGTCCCCCTACAATCTGACCTACAAGGTCGGCGGTCTCTATCTCGCGCTCGTGTTCAACGGATACATTAAGGGACGCTACCTGGCCTGGTGGAGAAAGTACGCCTACGTAATGGAGGCGGCTATTGTGACTGGAATCGCCTTGTCGGCCATCATCATCTTTTTTTCCGTTCAGTACAACCCCAAGGATCTGGACTGGTGGGGCAACAGTGTGGTAAATGCTGGATATGACAGTGAGGGCATTCCTCCGAACGTCCAGGTGCCGGAAGACCCCGGCTATTTTGGTCCGCCTCCCTCCGAGTGGTGA
- a CDS encoding uncharacterized protein (Compare to YALI0C11341g, highly similar to uniprot|Q12230 Saccharomyces cerevisiae Hypothetical 38.1 kDa protein YPL004C, similar to Saccharomyces cerevisiae LSP1 (YPL004C); ancestral locus Anc_8.85), whose amino-acid sequence MHRTYSLRNSRAPTAAQLASPPPPTSSTKSGRFFGNGSIVHSFRRSAAGSMGPDLARKLAQLVKMEKNVMRSIEQQARERREVAKQLSLWGEDADEDVSDVTDKLGVLIYEIGELEDQFIDKYDQYRITLKSVRNIEASVQPSRDRKQKITDQIAHLKYKEPNSPKIIVLEQELVRAEAESLVAEAQLSNITREKVKAAFNYQFDAIREHSEKLALIAGYGKALLELLDDTPVTPGESRPAYDGYEASKQVIIDAENALASWTLDQASVKPTLSIRRADVDDYDDEEEEGAEWAEDEPSAVVEEGKVLDA is encoded by the exons atgCACAGAACATACTCTCTCCGAAACAGCAGAGCTCCTACCGCTGCTCAGCTCGCctcccctcctcctcccaccTCTTCTACTAAGAGCGGACGATTCTTCGGCAATGGTTCCATTG TCCACTCTTTCCGACGATCCGCCGCCGGCTCCATGGGCCCCGATCTCGCCCGAAAGCTCGCCCAGCTCgtcaagatggagaagaacgtGATGCGATCCATCGAGCAGCAGGCCCGAGAGCGACGAGAGGttgccaagcagctgtCTCTCTGGGGTGAGGACGCTGACGAGGATGTCTCCGACGTCACCGACAAGCTCGGTGTTCTCATCTACGAGATTGGTGAGCTCGAGGACCAGTTCATCGACAAGTACGACCAGTACCGAATCACCCTGAAGTCCGTGCGAAACATTGAGGCTTCCGTCCAGCCCTCTCGAGACCGAAAGCAGAAGATCACCGACCAGATTGCCCAcctcaagtacaaggagcCCAACTCCCCCAAGATTATTGTTCTTGAGCAGGAGCTTGTCCGAGCCGAGGCTGAGTCCCTTGTCGCTGAGGCCCAGctctccaacatcacccgagagaaggtcaaggccgCTTTCAACTACCAGTTTGACGCCATCCGAGAGCACTCCGAGAAGCTCGCTCTGATTGCCGGCTACGGTAAGGCTctgctcgagctgctcgacGACACCCCCGTCACCCCCGGTGAGTCTCGACCCGCCTACGACGGCTACGAGGCCTCCAAGCAGGTCATCATCGATGCCGAGAACGCCCTTGCAAGCTGGACTCTGGACCAGGCTTCCGTCAAGCCTACTCTGTCCATCCGACGAGCTGACGTTGACGACTACgatgacgaggaagaggagggagCCGAGTGGGCCGAGGACGAGCCTTCCGCCgttgtggaggagggcaagGTTCTTGACGCCTAA